The window CCACAGTCGCTCGCCGTCATCCTTGAAATGCTCGACGAGTTCCCGCGAGACGCCCTGATGATGCGCGTATCCAACCGCTTGTATATGCTCGGATGCAGCGGCGCCGGCGTGAAGAACTTCCCCAACGAACTCTACGCGATGCTGAGCAAGCTCGAGCCGAGCTACGGCGACGACTGGGCATTCCTAGGGCAGTACGCCTTCGCGCACCACGAAGTCGGACGCCTCGACGAATCGCTATCCCTGGCGGAACGATCACTCGCGGCGCGCCCGACCAGCGGGCACGCATCCCACTCGGTCGCGCATGTCTATTTCGAGCGCGGCAACGCGGTGGACGGCGGCGACTTCCTCGGCAACTGGCTGAAGGGATACGACAGCCGCGCGCCGTTCCACATCCACCTGTCGTGGCATCAGGCGCTGTTCGAGCTGGCGCAGGGCAAGTACTCCGACGCCGTCAGCCTGTACCAGAATGTCATCCGCCCTACGGTCGTGGAGAAAAGCGCGTCGTCGCTGCAAGACAGCACGTCTCTGATGTGGCGACTGCGGATGTACGGCGGCGTCAACCCACCCTACCCTATCGAGGAAATCAGCGAGCAGGCGTCCATGGCTGCGGTTACGCCCGGACCTGCATTCCGAGATGCTCATGCTGCGCTGGCGTTCGCCGCAAGCGGAGACGAAGAGCGGCTTTCCAGCGTGAAGAGCCGCCTGCGCGAACTCGCATCCAACGGAGACGCGCTCGCCAAGGAGATAACGCTTCCGCTTGTCAAGGGCATCAGCGCGTTCGCGCAAGACCGCTACGAAGACGCCGCGCGCCATCTGGAGCCGGTGTTCCCGCAGCTCGCGCGAATTGGTGGCAGCCACGCACAGCGCGAAGTCTTCGAGGACACACTGCTAGAGGCGTACATCCGCGCCGAGCAGTATGACAAGGCGGAAGACATGCTGCGAGAGCGTCTCAATCGCCGCTCCTCCGTGCGCGACAGCTACTGGCTCGCCCGCGCAAAGAGCAACAACGGCGCGGAGACAGAAGCGCAGAACACGCTGAAGATGGCGGCGCAAGAGTGGCAGAACGCGGATGCGGAGTCGCCGGAGATTAGGGCGCTGAATAGCTTGGTGAGTGGGGAGTAGGACGAACAAAAATCCCTTCCCCTTCGTGGGTGATGAGAGCAACCAAAAGTTCCTTCCCCCTTGATGGGGGAAGGGCTAGGATGGGGGTGAAATATGTGCCTACCACCACTTCTTGCAAATGTCTTCAACGTAAATTAACCCTTGTAACCCACCCAGCCTTTGCTAGAATGGGTGGCTGACCAAAAACGAACACGCCTTCACACAGGACGATACGCGCATGCTCACAGGTATAGGACTGCGAAACTTCAAGGCATTCGGCGACGAAATGCAGGAAGCGCCGCTGTCCAAAATCACGCTGATTTATGGGCCGAACTCCGGCGGTAAGAGTTCAATTATTCAGGCGTTGCTGCTGCTGAAGCAGTCGCACGAAGGACACTACAACCAAGGGGCGATGGAGTTAATTCCTCGTGGAAGGTACGCGGACCTAGGGAGTTTCCCTTCTCTGATACACAAGCACGATATAGACTTGGAACTTGGCATAAAGGTTGAATTTGATGCGGAGGAACGGGCACTCACACGCTCGTTACCAATTCCGACTCGTCGAAACCGTTCTTTCCGTTTCCGGAAACGCTTTACGGAAGGCTTATCTGGTTGCGTTGACCTGATTTTTGTTGCGGAACCGTCCGACGATTCCGATAGCAAAGATTCATCAGAATTGTCGTCAGTTGGGTATAGATTGACTCATGACTACAATGAAGGAATGGCACTCGACATTCAGTTGGAGTTGGAACGGAATTTTGCCGAGCCTTCGGACAATGGTGATTCGCTTGAAACGCCAAAATTCAACTGGCAAAATTCCGATTCTATAGATTCTTTTGCTAAGTTCGCCGCTGAAAATCTCACGTCTCTAATTCGCCATGACAGAGATGATGTGGCACAAAATTCTATGACCCGAGCTGAATGGTCCAGTCTACTGGAAAATTCATCTGTTGAAACGGCTCTCTACGCATACGGATTACCATATACAATAAGGCCTT of the Chloroflexota bacterium genome contains:
- a CDS encoding tetratricopeptide repeat protein, which translates into the protein MTATATIRDRYGLELTTTSPAAAEHYVEGVDLLLEQCYGPEQRFQQAVETDEGFALAHAALAMTQLFKGAAADAKTSVAEAKRLVKGATRREQQHVEAMSLFINGHGPQSLAVILEMLDEFPRDALMMRVSNRLYMLGCSGAGVKNFPNELYAMLSKLEPSYGDDWAFLGQYAFAHHEVGRLDESLSLAERSLAARPTSGHASHSVAHVYFERGNAVDGGDFLGNWLKGYDSRAPFHIHLSWHQALFELAQGKYSDAVSLYQNVIRPTVVEKSASSLQDSTSLMWRLRMYGGVNPPYPIEEISEQASMAAVTPGPAFRDAHAALAFAASGDEERLSSVKSRLRELASNGDALAKEITLPLVKGISAFAQDRYEDAARHLEPVFPQLARIGGSHAQREVFEDTLLEAYIRAEQYDKAEDMLRERLNRRSSVRDSYWLARAKSNNGAETEAQNTLKMAAQEWQNADAESPEIRALNSLVSGE
- a CDS encoding DUF3696 domain-containing protein; the protein is MLTGIGLRNFKAFGDEMQEAPLSKITLIYGPNSGGKSSIIQALLLLKQSHEGHYNQGAMELIPRGRYADLGSFPSLIHKHDIDLELGIKVEFDAEERALTRSLPIPTRRNRSFRFRKRFTEGLSGCVDLIFVAEPSDDSDSKDSSELSSVGYRLTHDYNEGMALDIQLELERNFAEPSDNGDSLETPKFNWQNSDSIDSFAKFAAENLTSLIRHDRDDVAQNSMTRAEWSSLLENSSVETALYAYGLPYTIRPFIETGTFTPRSNRLTIPLMADYRYNMDRITYLGPLRSYPERLYTVSGGGRESTGIRGEFTPHILHYNPSNVVGSVNEWFKKFRISYELDTSPLGSPELAGEHITIALKDEHTKTRVTLADVGFGINQLLPVIIEGIASPEDSIICVEQPEIHIHPRLQAHLADLMIDTIADEPVKRKQWIVETHSELLILRLQRRIREGEINSEDVSVLYVNPGQNGSTIEVLRLDEEGDFIDAWPHGFFDEGFNELMDA